In Methanofollis fontis, the following proteins share a genomic window:
- a CDS encoding MASE3 domain-containing protein has product MRMPLPPGKEVSLNLFVLFLFICSLGAIQFFNPAAAHFLGEMIAVVISGVIFVTAWNVRRFQKNDFLVSLGIGFLFVSVLRMAHSISVLPEPLVSSAFMLNAGFGWAAVGVEAATFLIALSMTGKKGAEWQIFGMLMALSGVMLLIPFVSPPAPMLIPLAGVVVACAFALSGYLFWKRRDEFDAWVLGYLIAAIFLLLLSGVSVMIFPVLSASAGTVLEIGAFAFVYCAIIETGLQRPYALIFRNLSRAEAEARDERDRAQNYLDIAAVIILVLDLQGRVLLINCEGERLIGCTQEEVIGTDWVASYVPEADRAGVRSMIASIDTGISDALVHENEIVGADGAVRRILWRNAVLENENGRTVGVLASGADVTEEYLAKEALAQANRKLALLTSITRHDILNRLMALDGYLDLAENMGVSSPYVEKAHLMASGIEQDLRFTSEYQQMGNTPPVWQEPGALIRSCAALNGVNALVNADLNGVRVYADPMLEKVFCNLITNALNHGGEVSAIRFSSVVRDGTLVIRCEDDGVGVPPDEKEAIFRAGFGKNQGYGLFLIREILGITDITITETGRAGFGACFEIAVPPGRFRM; this is encoded by the coding sequence ATGAGAATGCCCCTCCCCCCCGGGAAAGAGGTCTCCCTCAACCTCTTTGTCCTTTTCCTCTTCATCTGCTCACTCGGGGCGATCCAGTTTTTCAATCCTGCGGCTGCCCATTTTCTTGGCGAAATGATCGCCGTTGTCATTTCTGGTGTTATATTTGTCACAGCCTGGAATGTCAGGCGTTTTCAGAAGAACGATTTTCTGGTCAGTCTCGGGATCGGCTTTCTCTTTGTCAGCGTCCTCAGAATGGCCCATTCGATCTCTGTTCTCCCAGAACCCCTGGTGTCGTCGGCCTTCATGCTGAATGCGGGTTTTGGGTGGGCGGCGGTGGGGGTTGAGGCCGCAACCTTTCTCATCGCCCTCTCGATGACCGGCAAGAAGGGGGCGGAATGGCAGATCTTCGGGATGTTGATGGCGCTCTCCGGTGTCATGCTCCTCATCCCGTTCGTGTCACCGCCTGCCCCCATGCTGATCCCTCTTGCCGGTGTCGTCGTTGCCTGCGCCTTCGCCCTCTCCGGCTACCTTTTCTGGAAGCGGCGGGACGAGTTCGATGCCTGGGTGCTCGGATACCTGATCGCCGCCATATTCCTCCTCCTTCTCTCCGGAGTATCCGTTATGATCTTCCCGGTGCTCTCCGCATCCGCCGGCACCGTGCTGGAGATCGGGGCATTTGCATTTGTCTACTGTGCAATCATTGAGACCGGTCTCCAGAGACCGTATGCCCTGATCTTCCGGAACCTCTCCAGGGCCGAGGCCGAGGCGCGGGACGAGCGGGACCGGGCGCAGAACTACCTGGATATTGCGGCGGTGATCATCCTGGTGCTCGACCTGCAGGGGCGTGTGCTCCTGATCAACTGCGAGGGCGAACGCCTGATCGGGTGCACCCAGGAGGAGGTGATCGGCACCGACTGGGTGGCATCATATGTCCCGGAGGCGGACCGGGCGGGGGTGCGCTCGATGATCGCCTCGATCGACACCGGCATCTCCGATGCCCTGGTCCACGAGAACGAGATCGTCGGGGCGGACGGGGCGGTGCGACGCATCCTGTGGAGAAACGCTGTATTGGAGAACGAAAACGGACGGACGGTTGGTGTACTGGCGTCGGGCGCCGATGTCACCGAGGAATACCTGGCAAAGGAGGCGCTGGCGCAGGCGAACCGGAAACTCGCCCTGCTCACCTCGATCACCCGCCACGATATCCTCAACCGCCTGATGGCCCTGGACGGTTACCTGGATCTGGCGGAGAATATGGGTGTATCCTCTCCGTATGTTGAAAAAGCGCATCTTATGGCCTCAGGCATCGAGCAAGACCTCAGGTTCACCTCCGAATACCAGCAGATGGGCAATACCCCGCCGGTCTGGCAGGAACCCGGCGCCCTGATCCGCTCCTGTGCGGCCCTGAACGGGGTGAACGCCCTGGTGAACGCCGACCTGAACGGGGTGCGCGTCTATGCCGATCCCATGCTCGAGAAGGTGTTCTGCAACCTGATCACCAATGCCCTCAACCACGGTGGGGAGGTCTCGGCGATCCGTTTCTCGAGCGTCGTGCGTGACGGCACCCTGGTGATCCGCTGCGAGGACGACGGCGTCGGTGTGCCCCCGGACGAGAAGGAGGCGATTTTCAGGGCTGGATTTGGCAAAAATCAGGGATATGGCCTGTTCCTCATCCGGGAGATCCTGGGGATCACCGACATCACGATCACCGAGACCGGCAGGGCGGGTTTCGGTGCCTGTTTCGAGATCGCAGTTCCCCCCGGCAGGTTCAGGATGTGA
- a CDS encoding cation:proton antiporter, translating into MSTEIVTSIEFQMSLLLFIALAGYLVASRLDQSAVIGEILVGIVVGPSLLGLITYTDFVASLAALGAVILLFVIGLEFNLRDILDVRYAVIALAGVIVPWFGGYWLTLALGYGFSSAVFIGTAMTATSIAITANVLREMGMLSTPVARAIIGTAVIDDVLSLMALSITVDVVSGTFSLLSVGTVVAKDVAFILIAGYAGIRFFAPMLERVDRLPFAQRYPEFVFITAMMFAFLFAMGAEAVGISAIIGAFIAGMSFRGVDLTHSHDLKEGAEYLHIIFAAIFFVSLGILVDITALTPDIMLLLVLLTLVAVITKVAGCGIPARLQGMSVHDSLAVGFGMGPRGEVAMIVALIGLNLGLLEGGIYVAIVLMSLITTVITPIVYRNWLFRKMDRQSPG; encoded by the coding sequence ATGAGCACAGAGATCGTCACCTCGATCGAGTTCCAGATGAGCCTCCTCCTCTTCATCGCCCTTGCGGGCTACCTTGTGGCCTCACGCCTCGACCAGTCGGCAGTCATTGGTGAGATCCTGGTCGGGATCGTCGTCGGCCCGAGTCTGCTCGGGCTGATCACCTACACCGATTTTGTCGCCAGTCTGGCCGCACTCGGCGCCGTCATCCTGCTCTTCGTCATCGGGCTTGAGTTCAACCTCCGCGACATCCTGGACGTCAGATATGCGGTGATCGCTCTTGCGGGGGTGATCGTCCCCTGGTTCGGCGGCTACTGGCTGACCCTGGCGCTCGGCTACGGATTTTCGAGTGCGGTCTTTATCGGGACGGCGATGACCGCCACCAGCATCGCCATCACCGCCAACGTGCTCCGCGAGATGGGGATGCTGAGCACCCCGGTCGCCCGGGCGATCATCGGAACGGCGGTGATCGACGACGTCCTCTCCCTGATGGCCCTCTCGATCACGGTGGACGTGGTCTCGGGCACCTTCTCCCTCCTCTCGGTCGGCACCGTCGTCGCCAAGGACGTTGCCTTCATCCTGATCGCCGGATATGCCGGCATCCGCTTTTTCGCCCCCATGCTGGAGCGGGTGGACCGCCTCCCCTTCGCACAGCGCTACCCCGAGTTCGTGTTCATCACGGCGATGATGTTCGCCTTCCTCTTCGCCATGGGAGCGGAGGCCGTCGGGATATCGGCGATCATCGGGGCGTTTATCGCCGGCATGTCCTTCAGGGGGGTGGACCTGACCCATTCCCACGACCTCAAGGAGGGGGCCGAGTACCTGCATATCATCTTCGCAGCGATCTTTTTCGTCTCCCTGGGCATCCTGGTCGACATCACGGCACTCACCCCCGACATCATGCTCCTCCTGGTGCTGCTGACGCTGGTGGCGGTGATCACCAAGGTCGCCGGGTGCGGCATACCGGCCCGCCTGCAGGGGATGTCGGTGCACGACTCCCTGGCCGTCGGCTTCGGCATGGGGCCGCGGGGCGAGGTGGCGATGATCGTCGCCCTCATCGGGCTGAACCTGGGGCTGCTGGAGGGTGGGATCTATGTGGCGATCGTACTGATGAGCCTGATTACAACGGTGATCACACCGATCGTCTACCGGAACTGGCTGTTCAGGAAAATGGACCGGCAGAGCCCGGGTTGA
- a CDS encoding PspC domain-containing protein: MKRLIRPRDDRIIAGVCSGIARYLEIDPTVVRVLWALFALLGFVVTGVAAYLIAWFLIPEEEEGVIDAEFSVQEEREGQ, encoded by the coding sequence ATGAAACGACTCATCCGTCCGCGGGACGACCGCATCATTGCAGGGGTCTGCAGCGGCATCGCCCGCTACCTGGAGATCGATCCGACGGTGGTCCGGGTGCTCTGGGCGCTCTTTGCCCTTCTGGGTTTTGTGGTCACCGGCGTTGCTGCCTATCTCATCGCCTGGTTCCTGATCCCGGAAGAGGAGGAGGGCGTGATCGATGCCGAGTTCAGTGTGCAGGAGGAGAGGGAAGGGCAGTGA
- a CDS encoding DUF2124 domain-containing protein codes for MEEKERLKGVPGMLRPFKAWLKGAALPDGAQIVYYGCPGTCTPFIELLAFATRDLPYEQVFVPYLDEEKARTIRAEKDVGMQIGDAPASLSPAVAVIMGGLAMPNIPVEAGAAAEMLARHPEARRIGVCFMSMFEQAGWLDTLDFDLLIDAAIDPVTVYA; via the coding sequence ATGGAAGAGAAAGAACGCCTCAAAGGCGTGCCCGGCATGCTCAGGCCCTTCAAGGCATGGCTGAAGGGTGCCGCCCTCCCCGACGGCGCCCAGATCGTCTATTACGGTTGTCCGGGCACCTGTACGCCATTCATCGAGCTGCTCGCCTTCGCCACCCGCGACCTCCCCTATGAACAGGTCTTCGTCCCCTACCTGGACGAAGAGAAGGCCCGGACGATCCGTGCTGAAAAAGATGTCGGGATGCAGATCGGCGATGCACCGGCGTCCCTCTCACCGGCGGTGGCAGTGATCATGGGGGGACTTGCGATGCCCAACATTCCGGTGGAGGCCGGAGCGGCGGCAGAGATGCTGGCGCGGCACCCGGAGGCCCGGCGGATCGGCGTCTGCTTTATGAGCATGTTCGAGCAGGCGGGCTGGCTCGACACCCTCGATTTCGACCTCCTCATCGACGCCGCCATCGACCCGGTGACCGTGTACGCCTGA
- the frhB gene encoding coenzyme F420 hydrogenase subunit beta — protein sequence MVLGNYKSVVAARSADKEILKGAQDGGIVTQLFAYALEEGIIDGAIVAGPSDEPWKPEPVVATTKAELLAARGTKYNLSPNVALLKEATRSYGLDKVGIVGTPCQMQAVRKAQLYPIGMRDVPDKIALAIGIFCMENFSYQSIEAIVEDHCNQKLESVTKMDIGKGKFWAYTERGAVSQIPLKITHKYEQPGCHVCLDYVSNLADVSTGSVGAPDGWSTVFVRTAVGDDVWAKAIAAGCFETKDIADVKPGLDLVTKLATEKITKNQKTLDARATFGVGKGLRNPYL from the coding sequence ATGGTACTCGGTAACTACAAGTCTGTTGTTGCTGCACGCAGCGCTGACAAGGAAATCCTGAAGGGAGCCCAGGACGGCGGTATTGTCACCCAGCTCTTCGCGTATGCACTCGAAGAGGGGATCATCGACGGCGCCATCGTCGCAGGGCCGTCCGACGAGCCCTGGAAGCCCGAACCGGTCGTTGCCACGACCAAGGCCGAGCTTCTTGCGGCACGCGGCACGAAATATAACCTCTCCCCGAACGTCGCCCTCCTGAAGGAGGCGACCCGCAGCTACGGTCTCGACAAGGTTGGTATTGTCGGCACCCCCTGCCAGATGCAGGCGGTCCGCAAGGCCCAGCTCTACCCGATCGGGATGCGCGACGTCCCCGACAAGATCGCCCTGGCCATCGGCATCTTCTGCATGGAGAACTTCTCCTACCAGTCGATCGAGGCGATCGTCGAGGACCACTGCAACCAGAAACTCGAGTCTGTCACCAAGATGGACATCGGCAAGGGCAAGTTCTGGGCCTACACCGAGCGCGGTGCGGTCTCCCAGATCCCGCTCAAGATCACCCACAAGTACGAGCAGCCCGGCTGCCACGTCTGCCTGGACTATGTCTCCAACCTGGCCGATGTCTCGACCGGATCGGTCGGCGCCCCGGACGGCTGGAGCACGGTCTTTGTCAGGACGGCTGTCGGCGATGATGTCTGGGCCAAGGCGATCGCCGCCGGCTGCTTCGAGACCAAGGACATCGCCGATGTCAAGCCCGGTCTGGACCTCGTGACCAAGCTCGCCACCGAGAAGATCACGAAGAACCAGAAGACCCTGGACGCCCGTGCAACCTTCGGTGTCGGTAAGGGTCTCCGGAACCCCTACCTCTAA
- the frhG gene encoding coenzyme F420 hydrogenase subunit gamma, with the protein MVEKITVGHVHLSGCTGCLVSFADNYEGLFKILDNYAELVYALTLVDVRHVPEMDVALVEGSVCLQDKSSVDEIKETREKAKVVVALGGCAAYGNITRFARGGQWNQPQMESYVPIGELIDVDLYIPGCAPTPQQIRNVAIMAYLLLKGTDEQKELATAYLKPLMDLAKRGDEACGCDLMYDVINQGLCMGCGTCAAACPVRAITIEYGKPNVDRDLCIKCGACYAQCPRSFFNFDVMNEFEGITELIKGVME; encoded by the coding sequence GTGGTAGAGAAAATTACCGTTGGGCACGTGCACCTGAGTGGCTGTACCGGGTGTCTTGTGTCCTTTGCAGACAACTACGAAGGACTCTTCAAAATACTTGACAACTACGCGGAACTTGTCTACGCACTGACCCTCGTAGATGTCAGGCATGTCCCAGAGATGGACGTCGCCCTCGTCGAGGGATCGGTCTGTCTGCAGGACAAGAGTTCTGTCGATGAAATCAAGGAGACCAGGGAGAAGGCGAAGGTCGTCGTCGCCCTCGGCGGCTGTGCGGCATACGGGAACATCACCCGCTTCGCCCGCGGTGGCCAGTGGAACCAGCCGCAGATGGAGTCATATGTGCCCATCGGCGAGCTGATCGATGTTGACCTCTACATCCCCGGCTGTGCGCCGACCCCGCAGCAGATCAGGAACGTCGCCATCATGGCATACCTGCTGCTGAAGGGCACCGACGAGCAGAAGGAGCTCGCAACGGCATACCTCAAGCCGCTCATGGATCTTGCCAAGCGCGGCGACGAGGCCTGCGGCTGCGACCTGATGTATGACGTGATCAACCAGGGCCTCTGCATGGGCTGCGGTACCTGTGCCGCCGCCTGTCCGGTCCGTGCGATCACGATCGAATACGGCAAGCCGAATGTCGACCGCGACCTCTGCATCAAGTGCGGCGCCTGCTATGCACAGTGCCCGAGGAGCTTCTTCAACTTCGATGTGATGAACGAGTTCGAGGGCATTACCGAACTCATCAAAGGAGTCATGGAGTGA
- the frhD gene encoding coenzyme F420-reducing hydrogenase, FrhD protein, giving the protein MLFQEIVIVGCGNPLFADDGFGPAVVEELQKLDLPENVKVIDGGLGGPHYLFTLMAQSDEPVKKLVIVDIAEFGAEPGTLVRLTPDDLPPGSYRDVHSWNLVEPLQMLKERVDITIIGCQPKRVTEPNFELGLTDEVNLAIPKAVRHVLKEIGVDYGATIKIKGDLREEGVTQA; this is encoded by the coding sequence ATGCTGTTCCAGGAAATCGTGATTGTGGGGTGCGGAAACCCCCTCTTCGCCGATGACGGCTTTGGCCCTGCGGTGGTCGAGGAACTTCAGAAGCTCGACCTTCCGGAGAATGTCAAGGTAATCGATGGAGGACTCGGCGGACCGCACTACCTGTTTACCCTGATGGCTCAGTCAGACGAACCGGTGAAGAAACTGGTGATCGTTGATATTGCTGAATTCGGTGCAGAACCGGGCACACTCGTCCGTCTTACACCGGATGACCTTCCTCCGGGAAGCTACCGGGACGTCCACTCATGGAATCTGGTCGAACCGCTCCAGATGCTCAAGGAACGGGTCGACATCACGATTATTGGATGTCAGCCAAAGCGCGTTACCGAACCCAATTTCGAATTGGGGCTCACAGATGAGGTAAATTTGGCCATTCCCAAAGCAGTACGTCATGTACTCAAAGAAATTGGGGTGGATTATGGGGCTACTATCAAAATTAAAGGAGATCTTCGGGAAGAAGGAGTCACCCAGGCCTGA
- the frhA gene encoding coenzyme F420 hydrogenase subunit alpha, translated as MSKVVEISPTTRHEGHTKLVLKINDDGIVERGDWLSLTPVRGIEKLAIGKSMHQVPKIASRVCGICPIAHTLAGTEAMEASIGCEVPEDAMLLRYILQCANRLHSHALHNILSLPDMYIPGTDTKINPFSAEEPVRSVALRIQKLREVGQTIGEIVGGEAVHPSNPRIGGMYKNISPRAKQKVYDLAKEALPLAREQMEFMIAVFNNFQNRDTVEVGGMEVPVPDTFGFHNQGYMATAPMYGSSSLDENPTWFPERWTEVRPWDWYMGETEIDYEEPNYPVGGTTPAGSKAWPQMEACMGVPLYDGQPVEVGPRARLVQFKNFDKKGAMGLQIARQMEYMECLYGMMEAADALDTSGKVIADEIPQGDGTLGWAANEAPRGTDVHLAKVKDGKVGWYSLLVPTTWNFPTCSRALEGAPWQLAEVIVRAYDPCVSCATHMLVVDEDKRIVAQKLIE; from the coding sequence TTGTCGAAAGTTGTAGAGATTTCCCCAACGACGAGACACGAGGGACACACGAAACTCGTTCTCAAGATAAACGACGACGGCATCGTCGAGCGTGGTGATTGGCTCAGCCTGACTCCCGTCAGGGGTATCGAGAAACTCGCCATCGGCAAGTCGATGCACCAGGTGCCCAAGATCGCATCCCGCGTCTGTGGTATCTGTCCGATTGCCCACACACTCGCCGGTACTGAAGCGATGGAGGCATCTATCGGATGTGAAGTCCCCGAGGACGCAATGCTCCTCCGGTACATCCTCCAGTGCGCAAACAGGCTGCACTCGCACGCCCTGCACAACATCCTCTCCCTGCCCGACATGTACATTCCGGGCACGGACACGAAGATCAACCCGTTCTCGGCTGAGGAGCCGGTGCGCTCGGTCGCTCTGCGGATCCAGAAGCTCCGTGAAGTCGGCCAGACCATCGGCGAGATCGTCGGCGGCGAGGCGGTGCACCCGTCCAACCCCCGCATCGGCGGTATGTACAAGAACATCAGCCCGCGGGCCAAGCAGAAGGTCTATGACCTCGCCAAGGAGGCCCTGCCCCTTGCACGCGAGCAGATGGAGTTCATGATCGCCGTCTTCAACAACTTCCAGAACCGTGACACCGTTGAGGTTGGCGGTATGGAAGTGCCGGTGCCCGACACCTTTGGTTTCCACAACCAGGGCTACATGGCCACCGCTCCGATGTACGGCAGCAGCAGCCTGGATGAGAACCCGACCTGGTTCCCGGAGCGCTGGACCGAGGTCCGCCCCTGGGACTGGTACATGGGTGAGACCGAGATCGACTACGAGGAGCCGAACTACCCGGTCGGCGGCACCACCCCGGCAGGCTCCAAGGCCTGGCCGCAGATGGAGGCCTGCATGGGCGTGCCCCTGTATGACGGTCAGCCGGTCGAGGTCGGGCCGCGTGCCCGTCTTGTCCAGTTCAAGAACTTCGACAAGAAGGGAGCCATGGGCCTGCAGATTGCACGGCAGATGGAATACATGGAGTGCCTCTACGGTATGATGGAGGCTGCCGACGCCCTCGACACCTCCGGCAAGGTCATTGCCGACGAGATCCCGCAGGGCGACGGAACCCTTGGCTGGGCGGCAAACGAGGCCCCGCGTGGAACCGATGTCCACCTCGCAAAGGTCAAGGACGGCAAGGTCGGCTGGTACTCGCTGCTCGTCCCGACCACCTGGAACTTCCCGACCTGCAGCCGTGCCCTCGAGGGCGCACCCTGGCAGCTTGCTGAGGTCATTGTGCGTGCATATGATCCGTGTGTTTCATGTGCGACCCACATGCTGGTGGTCGACGAGGACAAGAGGATAGTGGCCCAGAAACTCATCGAATGA